The DNA segment ACAAAGCAATATTGTAGTATTTGTAAACCAAAAATGTTGACtaggttccgaaataaaacTCAGCCAACTGACCATTGCTCAAGACGTCAAATTACGGCGCTGTACTATTGTACGGCCAGAATACTGGGATACCTATATTTGTGAACATACCCTATGGCCTATGATAGACAATGAGCCTCTGACAGACAGATTTCACTTATGTCATTCAATTTTTATCCATCAAAGCGCCTGTGGAATTAAAGTGGCAAATTCAAAATCAAATCGttgcttttgtaaaataacaaatCGTTCGAATTTGTGATCTaaactacttatttttattattattattattatttatcaaaaacgaAGCTGACCAAGACCTTcgaaatcataatataaacatttttgtgtaaaaatattttttcctgcaTTTATTTTCGCTGAATTCTAGtcgaaataaaaatttgaaagtatcattctttattattcttattttagtagtaaatggatttaaatcaaaattctaAGCTGTCAGGAACAACGTAACAAAGCTACAAAAATCTTTAAATGCCTATAATTACTTCTGGTCAAAGTTctagtgaaaataaaaacatgaaatttCACTAATCCTCGTTGTATACGGCCTTAgagcctttttcaaaattcgactaaatatatatcaacgaattctgtacttactcaattttcattcttttgaagtcggtactggctaagttctatgtcaagtatctcagttctgggctggtaccgacatcaaaagaatgaaaattgagtacttacagaattcgttgagatttagtcgaattttaaaaaaggcactaatgaagaaaaataattaggtaagtacttattttatactttttaggtcattttaagaatatcgtTTTTTCCTTgaaagtcgggttcaattttttgttaaaaaataataatcctcAATTCTTATCACCACAGTAATACATAGCTCTACATAGCTCTAACTGAGTCTAACTTGTGCGTAGTGTTAACTATAATATAGGTAGCAACAGCATCCCCAAGCGGCAagagtaaattatttattaccgTACTTAATGAGTTGCGTTGCGAGACTAGTACTTACCTACCAGACCTACAATCCCACAAAGATGGCTCcactacaaaatatgttttacgaagttttaaaatttgacaccaattttgtatacttacttaagttaaggattttgagaaaactttgcagtaatgtaggagctacattttatcccggaattcCTACGGAAACGggagtagggaatgcaatctcgttctcgcgagatctcggccttttttagcgagattgatctcggacgaaaaaaggtgagatctcgcgagtttgacgagattgcacttgagcataaaaagcgcggactgacacggacggagatgcgatcacggagtcaaaacaaagaggagctggcctaagcaacagctgtgcactgtgattcttaactaggtcctgaattttgacttctcgttgttctgttagttataaaagaactattttattactaaaagatttgtgtttgattgtgcgcttttataatactggacgtcacgttatcgcgGACGCCGGCTTCaacgataaaacgttgggtgtaTATTGTATAACGTACATCCAACATTTTATCGTGGAAACCGGCGTggaatgcccttttgattttacgcaccgcggacttTTTGTACGGTTCAGAAGTGTAAACgttgtgatgtcctctaacgtgcatgttaaaaagttatcgtcgacggaaaagCGTctccatatatttccatacattttacttccctatgttatcgttttaccgcggacgtctaCGATATTActgccacgtccaaaattataaaagcgcatagaagagaagactggctgtttttttcatttgttatttgatagatagtaCATACGTATGTCCAAGGTtgctacttaaaaattatagacagtaaaattatattgaaaaaaatcgtgaaaatgaatgttaatcttataatacttaaaatatttatttcttttttcgtaatttattcaaatattgtgattatttgcaaaaaaaaaacccaccaaactactaatctcgcgagatctctaaattggcgagatctcgcggtattgtattcataaactcgcgggatctcgcttgagccccaatctcgcgagatttacATTCCCTAAACGTGAGCCACCGCGCGCTGTAAACTGAAATcaacgcggacggagtcgcgggcaacagctagtgctaTTATAATATGCCTAAACTGGAAAACCCCTGACGTCTTGCTAATAGAGATATATTTGAGGTCAAAGGGTATAAGGATACCTTAATTATACTGAGCTGCGTTACGAGGAATGTGTTATAAGATTAGTAAATgaagcgtttctattggttctcaaaaacacattcctcgtaaCGTAAGTCGTAACGCAGCTCTGGCAaaaacgcacttgcagctgGGGCAGGATCGGGTCGGCAGTGGCGGCCATAGATAATACAGATATATATATAGAGAGTGGCGGCCATACCCATCGCGAGGCCCCGGGTGGCAGTGTCTTTGCGACGCTCTTTGTCCTATGTGATGCGAAAGTAGGTCTGGTTGTTTGGTAGGTATTTGTTTTGTTTGACGAGAAATAACGTGGGAATGGTTGAAAAAAGGTGGGAAAGAATGGGAGcgaaaaatatacgtgggagagccatgcttcggcacgaatgggccggctcgaccggagaaataacacgttctaacagaaaaccggcgtaaaacagcgcttgcgctgtgtttcgccgagtgagtttaccggaggcccaatcccctaccctattccctttcctgcccccttccctattccattcccttccctaccttcccctatcaccctattccctcttaaaaggccggcaacgcacctgcagctcttctgatgctgcgagtggccatgggcgaaggaagttgctttccatcaggtaacccgtttgctcgtttgcccccttatttcataaaaaaacgttaagttatacaaataaataaaacttgagTCAAAACATTTGTTTGACGCgcgaggcccctgcaagagcgaggTCCCGGGCaattgccctgttcgccaccccctagGGCCGCAACTGGTGGTCAACTCTGGTGAATGAGATGCCCGTGCACCGTGTAGTATGGGTCCATTATTTACTTTCAGTCGTCGCGTCGTTGGATTCTGATAGAGATACCCTCCGTGATCCAGTCAGCAAACTTAAATGCAGATTAGAGAATCTACGGTAAGTCTGCAATAAAGTACaaaggagaaaaaaaaaatgataaacgtataaaaatatatatttcttacGTGGTGTTATAGTGTAATATTCAGTTTAACATTGGCAAAAAGTTTGCTATACTATCAACATTCACACAAATATCAGAAGACAGAACTTgtatattaaattgtaaatacaCAGCTAGAAGTTCTGCGTCTTTATCTTACAAGTATTGTGAACAGTGAATAATAACATGAGATACTCCAATCTAGAACAACGATGGCTTGGAGAAAGCTCCTGTGAATATCGGTATATCGTTGTTGTTGTCGACTATCATGAATAGGAAGGGTCTGTTGGCGTTGAACTGTGTCGGTCTCGTCCTCGACACGAACTCCGCGGCCGACGCCGCAGACGCAGTCGTTCCCTGCTCGTTCACCTCAATCTCGGCCTTTTGGATCAAGGTCGATATGTAAATCTCCGAATCGGAAATGATCGGGAAGCTGGCGACGGTGCTGTCGAAGGGAGCCCTTAGGCCCATATCGCTCAGCAGCTCCTTGAGGTTGCTGAGATCCGACGAGACCTTGAACCTCGGCAGCTGCACGATAGTCTGCGTGGGGCCGTACGTAGCGAATAAGTTCCTGATCGCCGGTAAGCTGACGTGCTGAAGGCTGTCTATCACCGTCGCCAAAGACGCTTCCATCAGCGGCAGAAAGACGAACATCGAGAACCGCCTGTTCTGTCCGTAGGGCAGCTCCAACACCTGAGCTTGCAGCTGGTCCAGAACCGTCACGTTGTACTCGTCCATGCTGTACATGAGCTGGACGTCGCCGACCTGAACGTTCAGGTCGTTGTAGAAGGCGCTCTCCTCGGTGTCCTCCTCCGAAAACGGCTTGGTCCACGTGCCCTTGAAGAACAGCGCGTCGATCATCACCAATACCACGTTCTCCAAGTCGCCGGGCGACACAATATCTTCTATTGTGTCGTGCGTGGCCGTCCGGACGTAGTCGTTGATCGTCGCCGCCGACTGATCGAGATTTTCGAAGGAGATCTCCTCGATTTTGCTAATTTTGCTCCTCGCCACCTTGTTCTTATAGATGTCGGTGATGCGCGCCTGGTCGTCGGCAAATATAACCGCGCTTCGCTCGAGGAACGAGCCGTCCGTCTCGTCGACCGAGGTCACCAGGTTCGCTATCTCGAGGTATTTGTTGTTGAAGCACTTGTTTCTGCTCAGGTGCAGCACCTTCTTCATCTCGCTGAGCGTCTCGTCGGCGGCGCCGAGGGAGGCGCTGGCGAGGAGGGTCCATACCGACAGGGGGGAGGACACGAAGTGGTAGTCCGTATCCTGCGCGGTCCTCTGGAGGAGATCGATGGAGAACTCATAGACCGCTCTCCTCAGCTGCGGCTCGGCCTTCTCCACCGTGCACTGGGCGTTTATCGTGGATATCACcgcacaaaataataatataagtctaGCCATGTTGGCAGCTCGTCGCCGATGTAGCTCAGTGACTGCCCGGCGAAATTGGTCCCGCGCCTTATCGAGCAGTGAGCACCGACCACGAACCCGGGAGATAAACGAAAGGTtaacttacaatattatatttaggtaCGATAcgataacattaaaaaaacaatgcGCATCTGTTAGAATATTGGAAAATatgaaattgttattatttcttCGACAAACGAGGACGCGTTTGATGTGTGCATCCTGTTTATTTAATATAGTAACATCTGTCTCTGGCATCATAGCTTCTGGTCGCGACTCgcgaatttaaatatttgcgaTGACGATGATATTTTAAAACCATCATGGCCAAATTCAATCAACAGCTTTTAAGCTAAGCACATAAATAACTGTCACCAAGGTGAAGCTAGATCGTGAAATACCTATCTATGAACAAGATTAtgcataagtaataataattattgtggtaTTTTAACTGCGGAATTTTAATTGCCCCATTGGAGATCATGATAATATCCTCCGATCGTCATAAAcagttacaatattattatcttcatgTTGAGCATTACCTCAATTAAAATGCAAACTACTTAAATCttaataccaatttctttagcTGATTTCTCTTAGATTATTCCGTATCTGACAGAAACCTTTTCTACGGCAGCCCTGCTAAGTGTGCTGTCTGTTATTGAACTGAGCTGAGTTTAATGATGgttttgttgaaaaaatttaCTTTGGCGTCAATTGTCGGGGCATGAAAAAGCTGAGTCCAGTCCATCTTATTTGCTTCCACACGAAGGTTATctaaattcatatctttaaaagcTCTTTGCATAATCACTTTCGGTTTAGTCTTAGATGTTCgccatttgtaaaaaaatacagtCGTGGTAGGAGAATCCGTCTGCTGGGTGCTGGCCGTGCGTGTCAACAAGATGGAGTGACGACACCATCATCAGGTCAAGGAGAGATGGGGAGGAGTGGGGATAGTGATGCGTAGCTTGGAGAGGAAGTAAAGTTAAGTTAAAGGAGTTTATAAGGGAGATAATTTTTTGGAACGGTAGTCGTCTTTTAGAAGGCAAGTATTAAAGTCTCCCATGAAGATAATATGGTCGTATTGAGGAGTGAATTCGTCTAGGATTTTGTCAAAAGAGGGAAAGTAGTTTACGGTAAGATTGGGGCTATAGATATATGCTTTGTACTTGATAGGCTGGATTTATTTGCGGCGATGCGAACGCGCGGCTTGGCCGATACACGGCGAGATTATAAGCAATAGtaggtttaaataataatattatatgtacttacataaagatttatttaattagcTGCGCGGTCGCGCCGCCCCTAAGGGTTGATTCCCGTGGTTGATTCAGAatttcagactgcaacgcgacgcgtagatatgcattaagtacctaattctaaatttatatggactaaagatcgcccaatggtcgaaattcgaccttagtttcaacgacattaagacCAAATTAGGACTActagtacttacttatattttgtaaaaaaatattgactttatcttttttttttcaactcttgtcttcgAGACTCAGCTGATCacagactggctgtgtaagcattgtctaatagtactaatagcgttttcggcatctggccgaaaacgctattagcCGGCCCCGGGGCAGGGGGCCGACAGGATACGGAAAcatccgaagtttaaattaagaacataaactacgtaCTGCATAGTACTAGTGCAATAGGTACGTAGAATAATTTATGTTCTTAAGGTTCAATgcgtgtgttgtagtgtgtgtattggtttatttgttaaaaaaatgtatgattaaagcataatttcaaaataatattagctcgatgcactgtctcaccatataaactataactgtgcaaagtttcattcacctacgtttccccagtTTTCGCcgaaagggatacaaagtttttctctcgcgtattacttaatatatagatttgacagatacgcaagacgtctcacgcaattgaaatctgtcaaatccatacaaatttatgccgcgccgcgcctcgcctcgcctttttttttaaatgaaataaaggggcaaacgagcaaacgggtcacctgatggaaagcaactttcgtcgcccatggactctcgcagcatcagaagagctgcaagtgcgttgccggccttttaagagggaacagggtaatagggagggCAAGGAaagaaagggaagggaataggggagagtagagaagggaagagaataggggaggttagggaagggaatagggcaggagATTGGGCCatcgataaactcactcactcggcgaaacacagcgcaagcgctgtttcacgccggttttctgtgagaacgcctcgtcgcgttgcggtctgaattgaccctaagggttgattcagactgcaacgcgacgcgtagatgtatttctaaatttgtactgaattgacagattggcatttcacctcgcgcaattgaaatctgccaaatccatacaaaatgccgcgccacgcctcgcctcgcctcgtcacgttgcggtctgaatttacccttACATACATGTGCCTGTCATCTCgcgccgccaaaccgcgcgttctaGGACGCATAACATAAATCCAGCCTAAGGTCTCGCCTCAATGCATTGACGTCTCTACTCGTAAACCGTCATTACGGTCACGTTTCTCAGGGAAAATGGAAAACAATTTTCTTCCATTCTTCTGAAATACTTAACGCTGTATTATGCATGCCTGATCCACAATTACcttataaatattgtaatactagGCGGAACAGATACGCAGCATATAAAGTTACGGCCCGTAAGCGGTTCgcgataacaaaatataattgaatTTGATCCTAGCCTTTTGTTTGTAATATAacttaaattattgtttgtttgtccgaCTACTGAAAAAGGAAAGATGATTCAAttcgaataattaaattatacctCAACCTTACAGAAAATGACGCCATATGACGCTAACTACTTCGATTAGGTACCGACTACCGAGTGTGTATTACTCATTAAGTAGGTAATTACCCATTACCCAACCCAAAATgtgctacgcatacaatataacgcgacgtaatttcggcgtggtgtgtcatcggtaatttaaaatacattgcaggcgtaatcatgccgaactttggctgcgttttttcggcctagtgtgtttagatacgTCTTACTCTCAATAAAAGATACCTAGTAGAGCTTTCAATGTCATGTGAAATCGTACACCTAATTCCTATTTCACCTAAAATTTTAATGATGTATTTCctttcattattttttgttacgaTGAGTAATAGCTTTATTAATATCTATTTGCTAAGCATGGACTAGGTACACTGCAAAGGAGTTCACCTGACAAGAGTGGTACACCGCTGGTCTTCGCGACTGTACAGTGACAAATAGCCAATACAGAGGGAATGAGAGGGTTGACGAATTAGCCAAGGAGGCCGCGCTGAAATTGAGAAGGAAAcctgactacgatctgtgtcctgtttcattcgtcaagcgtatcttgagagaggatacgattgaggaatggAACAGGAGATATgaagtgggagggacggccggagtcacgaagctctttttcccagacgctgctgctgcatacaaaatagtacagaaaatagacatcacacaccacaccacacagattctgaccggtcacggcggattcgccttctacttgaacagattcaagctgaaggaggatccgtcgtgcctgtgtcagccaggagttgaggagacggttcctcacctgctactcgagtgcccaatttttgctagcaatagatacgatattgagccgaaattgggcacatcgataacgggtgagaatctgccatcCATCCTGGGGGGTAAAAAGCGGGATATCTTCCTGGCTTTTTGCAGGATAATCGTGGGTGTAGTAAATAAGCGTAACGGTAGTATTTTGtgtgataacaataattaggatCTAATTTtaagctgtgaattgtgatattaggatagtctctgtaattttggttttatatttgtgccgttgttttattatttgacattttaattgtattttattttaattgtttattttagtggaatcat comes from the Aricia agestis chromosome 6, ilAriAges1.1, whole genome shotgun sequence genome and includes:
- the LOC121728050 gene encoding serpin B6-like, which translates into the protein MARLILLFCAVISTINAQCTVEKAEPQLRRAVYEFSIDLLQRTAQDTDYHFVSSPLSVWTLLASASLGAADETLSEMKKVLHLSRNKCFNNKYLEIANLVTSVDETDGSFLERSAVIFADDQARITDIYKNKVARSKISKIEEISFENLDQSAATINDYVRTATHDTIEDIVSPGDLENVVLVMIDALFFKGTWTKPFSEEDTEESAFYNDLNVQVGDVQLMYSMDEYNVTVLDQLQAQVLELPYGQNRRFSMFVFLPLMEASLATVIDSLQHVSLPAIRNLFATYGPTQTIVQLPRFKVSSDLSNLKELLSDMGLRAPFDSTVASFPIISDSEIYISTLIQKAEIEVNEQGTTASAASAAEFVSRTRPTQFNANRPFLFMIVDNNNDIPIFTGAFSKPSLF